Below is a genomic region from Candidatus Eisenbacteria bacterium.
CCGGCGAGCGCGACCAGCACGCCGAAGATCAAGCTCTTGCCGATGCCGAGACCGATGTCGACGAGATCGATTGCCCCGAACGTTTCGACCCAGTACTGCGTCGGGCTCTGCCCGAGCAGGTTGATCGCCACGGTTGCCCCGCCGAGGATGCCGATCAGATCGGCGTAGCAGCACAGCAGCGGCATCATGAGCGACAGGGCGAGCATGCGTGGCAGGACGAGGAAGTCCATCGGTGGCACGCCCATGGTCGAGAGCGCCTCGATCTCCTGATTGACGTTCATGGTGCCGAGCTCGGCTGCGAAGCCCGAGCCGGTCCGGCCGGCCATGATGATGCCGGTCATGATGCAGCCGAGCTCGCGCACGGTCGCGATCGCGACCAGGTCGGCGACGTAGATGCCGGCGCCGAACTTCTGGAGCTGCACCGCTCCTACGAAGGCGATGATGAGCCCGACCAGGAAGTTGATGAGCGTGACGATGGGGAGCGCGTCGGCGCCGCAGTCCTGGATGACGAGCGCCAGATCACGCCAGCGGAAATTTGCCTGCCCGCGCAGGAGGCGCCCGAAGGACAGCGTCGCCTCGCCCACGAACGCGACCGCGACGCGTGCCCCGGCCGAGGCCTCGATGGCCCACGTTCCGAGGCGGACCAGCAGGGACGGCGCCGTGTCCGCGGCGCGCGCGCCCTCCTTCTCGGGGACCGCTTCGGCGAGAGCCAGTATGCGCTTCAGCCCGTCGGGCAGCGCGTCGCGCCGGACCTGGACGCCGACTCCGGCGCAGAGACGGCTGATGCGCTCGACGATCGTGACGGCGGCGCTGTCCCAGGCAGCGAGGTTCTTCGCGTCGAAGACGACGGCGGCTGGTCTGGGTCCGCGCGCGAGCGCGTCCTCCACCGGCCGCGTCGAAGGGAGACCCGTCCGCAGGTTCCAATGTCCCGCCAGGCGGACGACGAGGGTTCCGTCCGGTCCGCGCTGTGCGTCGAGGAGGGCTTCACCTGCCATCGGCCACCGAGCAGCTCACATCCGCCAAGTGACCCTGCGGCGGCAAGACACCCCCCGCCATCGCACCTTTCACTCCGGTAGGGCGACGAAGCCGAAGAAGGCCAGGGTGTCCGCATCGGGGTCCCCGAAGTAGACCCTATAGATCGCCTTGATCTCGCCCGAGCGGTACAGCCGGCTGAGCGTGCGATCGACGACGAGGCGGAAGTCGTCGTCGTCGCGGGCGAGGGCGAGAGCAATGGGCTCGTAGGTGTACTGGCGATCGAGGACCACGAGGTCGCCGGCCGCCTGGCTGCCCGCCGCCGCGTTCAGCAGGATCGAGCGGTCGCCGAACAGGGCGTCCGTGGTGCCGGCCACGACCCGGGCGACGCCCTCCTGGTACGTCTTCACCGGGACGATCTCTGCGTTCAGCTTGAGCTCCTCGTGGTTCTGCGCCAGCCACGTCTCCGCGGTCGTCCCGGACTGGGCCGACAGCACCCGCTTCTCGAGCCCCTGACCCAGCCAGGCACGCCACAGTGGCTGGGAGGGCGGCTCCCGCCCCTCGAGCGCCGCCTTCAGGCGATCGGGGCAATTTTCTCGGACGAGGGCGCCGATGCCGCTCGGGAAGATCGGGATGGAGAAGTCGACGCTCTTCCTGCGCTCGAGCGTGGCCGTGGAGGCGCCGCAGAGGAGGTCGAGCCGCCCGTCCTTCACCGCGTCGAACCGGTCCTCGCTCGTGAGCCTCACCGGCTGGATCGCGATCCGGTCGAGACCGAGGTCCGCCTTGAGCCCGTCGACGATCCGCTGGCAGAGGGCCACGGAGTAGCCGGCGATCTGCCCCGACTCGTCGAGGTACGAGAACGGTCGCGCGTCGGTCCGATAGCCGATGCGCAGCTTGCCCAGATCGCGCACGCGATCGACGGTGCCCGCTCCTGCCGGATCGGCGGTCGCGAAGAGCAGGAGCGCCAGCGCGGCCGCCGCGGCGGCGCGACGCAGCGACCAGCTCGGAATCGGCTTCGAGGGGGGTGGCCCTCGGAACGCGCAGGCTTTCACTCGCGACCTCCGTCCCGACGAGCGGTCAGGACACGTCGGGCACGACTTTGAACGAGTAGGGTCGCTTCGGAACCTTGCCCGTCTTCCGCTTCGGCAGCTTCACCTTCTCCCGCGGCGGCGATTTGTACGGGACCTGCTTCAGGATGTGCGAGATGACGTTGAGGCGCGCGCGTCGCTTGTCGTCCGAGTGGGCAACGTACCACGGCGCCCACCTGGTGTCGGTGGCGCGGAACATGTCGTCGCGTGCGCGCGTATAGTCGTCCCACCGGGTGTACGACTTGACGTCCATCGGCGAGAGCTTCCAGATCTTGCGGCCGTCGTCGATGCGATCCTCGAGCCGGCGCGTCTGCTCGTCCTGCGACACCTCGAGCCAGTACTTGAGGAGGACGATGCCGGATTGCACCATAAACCGCTCGAACAGTGGCGCGACCTTGAGGAACCCATCGACCTGCTTCTTGGTGCAGAAGCCCATCACGCGCTCCACGCCGGCGCGGTTGTACCAGCTCCGGTCGAAGATCACGATCTCGCCCGCGGCGGGAAAGTGCGGCAGGTAGCGCTGCACGTACATCTGGGACTTCTCTCGGTCGGTCGGTGCCGGCAGCGCGACGACGCGGAACACGCGCGGGCTCACGCGCTCGGTGATCGCCTTGATGACGCCACCCTTGCCGGCACCGTCGCGTCCCTCGAACACGAGGCAGATCTTGAGCCCCTTGTGCTTCACCCACTCCTGGAGTCGCACGAGCTCGACGTGGAGCTTGCGGAGCTTGCGCTCGTACTGCTTGCGCTTGAGCGTGCCGTCGTCTTCGTTCTTCTTGCGCATGTCCTTGTGACGTCCCACGTAGCCTCCTCGCGCGATCGGTGTGCGGACGTTCTCGCAGGATCGCTGGTCGGACGGCAACCCGGTAGTGTCGCGAGCCCCGGCGTTGATCGAGGGTGAGGTCGTCGGGTCGATCGTCAACGGACGGCGTCGAGCGTTACGTGGCGGTGCGCCCGCTCGAAGGCCAGGCGCTCGTTCCGATC
It encodes:
- a CDS encoding amino acid ABC transporter substrate-binding protein, which translates into the protein MKACAFRGPPPSKPIPSWSLRRAAAAAALALLLFATADPAGAGTVDRVRDLGKLRIGYRTDARPFSYLDESGQIAGYSVALCQRIVDGLKADLGLDRIAIQPVRLTSEDRFDAVKDGRLDLLCGASTATLERRKSVDFSIPIFPSGIGALVRENCPDRLKAALEGREPPSQPLWRAWLGQGLEKRVLSAQSGTTAETWLAQNHEELKLNAEIVPVKTYQEGVARVVAGTTDALFGDRSILLNAAAGSQAAGDLVVLDRQYTYEPIALALARDDDDFRLVVDRTLSRLYRSGEIKAIYRVYFGDPDADTLAFFGFVALPE
- a CDS encoding ABC transporter permease, encoding MAGEALLDAQRGPDGTLVVRLAGHWNLRTGLPSTRPVEDALARGPRPAAVVFDAKNLAAWDSAAVTIVERISRLCAGVGVQVRRDALPDGLKRILALAEAVPEKEGARAADTAPSLLVRLGTWAIEASAGARVAVAFVGEATLSFGRLLRGQANFRWRDLALVIQDCGADALPIVTLINFLVGLIIAFVGAVQLQKFGAGIYVADLVAIATVRELGCIMTGIIMAGRTGSGFAAELGTMNVNQEIEALSTMGVPPMDFLVLPRMLALSLMMPLLCCYADLIGILGGATVAINLLGQSPTQYWVETFGAIDLVDIGLGIGKSLIFGVLVALAGCLRGMTCGRDAAAVGQAATSAVVLGIVWIIVADGIFAVLTNILGI
- the ppk2 gene encoding polyphosphate kinase 2, encoding MRKKNEDDGTLKRKQYERKLRKLHVELVRLQEWVKHKGLKICLVFEGRDGAGKGGVIKAITERVSPRVFRVVALPAPTDREKSQMYVQRYLPHFPAAGEIVIFDRSWYNRAGVERVMGFCTKKQVDGFLKVAPLFERFMVQSGIVLLKYWLEVSQDEQTRRLEDRIDDGRKIWKLSPMDVKSYTRWDDYTRARDDMFRATDTRWAPWYVAHSDDKRRARLNVISHILKQVPYKSPPREKVKLPKRKTGKVPKRPYSFKVVPDVS